The Nocardia arthritidis genome has a window encoding:
- a CDS encoding AraC family transcriptional regulator: MDALASLLEGPRARGAFVMCSLLDPPWSLRVRDEAPLTIVAVVRGGGWIVTDDGAPRQVGAGDVAIFRGPDHYTMADDPATEPQIFVEPGNVTKTPDGEIVCETLSLGLRQWGTNPDGKTVLVTGTYESAGAASQRLLRALPPLIVLQRSDFDARLLELLVDEAVRDEPAQSVVLDRLLDLVLIAALRAWFARNDAPAWYHAYGDPLVGRALRLLQHNPAHGWTVGGLASAVGVSRAALAKRFTDLVGEPPMSFLTEWRLALAADLLQESDSTVESIARQVGYGSAFALSTAFKRHFGVSPRDHRHGVTGLSSAG; this comes from the coding sequence GTGGATGCGCTCGCCAGTCTCCTCGAAGGTCCACGTGCCCGCGGTGCGTTCGTGATGTGTTCGCTGCTGGATCCGCCGTGGTCGCTGCGGGTGCGCGACGAGGCGCCGCTGACCATCGTCGCGGTGGTGCGCGGCGGCGGGTGGATCGTCACCGACGACGGTGCGCCCCGGCAGGTCGGCGCCGGCGATGTCGCGATATTCCGCGGTCCGGACCACTACACGATGGCCGACGACCCGGCGACCGAGCCGCAGATCTTCGTCGAGCCGGGCAATGTCACCAAAACTCCGGACGGCGAAATCGTCTGCGAGACACTGAGTCTCGGCCTGCGCCAATGGGGGACCAACCCGGACGGCAAGACCGTGCTGGTCACCGGGACCTACGAGTCGGCGGGTGCGGCGAGCCAGCGCCTGTTGCGCGCGCTGCCGCCGCTTATCGTGTTGCAGCGCAGCGATTTCGACGCCAGGCTGCTGGAATTGCTTGTCGACGAGGCGGTTCGGGACGAGCCCGCGCAGAGTGTCGTGCTCGACCGCCTGCTCGATCTGGTGCTCATCGCCGCGCTGCGCGCCTGGTTCGCCCGCAACGACGCGCCCGCCTGGTACCACGCCTACGGTGATCCGTTGGTCGGCCGGGCGCTGCGGCTGCTGCAGCACAATCCGGCGCACGGCTGGACGGTCGGGGGCCTCGCCTCGGCCGTCGGGGTGTCCAGGGCCGCGCTGGCCAAACGATTCACCGATCTGGTCGGCGAACCGCCGATGTCCTTCCTCACCGAATGGCGGCTCGCGCTGGCGGCCGACCTGCTGCAGGAAAGCGATTCGACGGTTGAGTCGATCGCCAGGCAGGTCGGCTACGGCAGCGCGTTCGCGTTGAGCACCGCGTTCAAACGGCACTTCGGGGTGAGCCCGCGCGATCACCGGCACGGGGTGACTGGGCTATCGTCGGCCGGGTGA
- a CDS encoding acyl-CoA thioesterase yields the protein MPTRWSDNDHYGHVNNVTYYSYFDTAVNGWLMQATGRDIRELPALGVVAQTSCQFLGSLSFPDQLRVGLRISRLGRSSITYDLAIFRDTNGSLELAATGTFVHVYVDAETRKPVEIPEIIRTAAAALVTD from the coding sequence ATGCCGACCCGTTGGTCGGACAACGACCACTACGGTCACGTGAACAACGTGACGTATTACTCGTATTTCGATACCGCGGTCAATGGTTGGCTGATGCAGGCCACCGGCCGCGATATCCGCGAACTGCCCGCGCTCGGCGTCGTCGCCCAGACCTCCTGCCAGTTCCTCGGCTCGCTGAGCTTCCCGGACCAGCTGCGGGTCGGCCTGCGTATCTCCCGGCTCGGCCGCTCCAGCATCACCTATGATCTGGCGATCTTCCGCGACACCAACGGTTCGCTGGAGCTGGCCGCCACCGGCACCTTCGTCCACGTCTACGTGGATGCCGAAACCCGCAAACCCGTGGAGATTCCGGAGATCATCCGCACCGCCGCGGCCGCACTGGTCACCGACTAG
- a CDS encoding RidA family protein, with the protein MSLDTAQRITIEQDYYEPYAISQGIRSGNLLFLSGQAGIEASGATVPGGFEAQARQAFANIEAVLAQAGATLADVVKATIMVTDMSNLETIIKLRREFFSEPYPADTLLQVAGLAQPDWQIEIDVIAQLGS; encoded by the coding sequence ATGAGTCTCGATACGGCCCAACGCATCACCATCGAGCAGGACTACTACGAGCCCTACGCGATCTCGCAGGGCATCCGCAGCGGCAACCTGCTGTTCCTGTCCGGACAGGCGGGGATCGAAGCGAGCGGCGCCACGGTACCGGGCGGATTCGAGGCGCAGGCGCGGCAGGCGTTCGCGAATATCGAGGCCGTGCTGGCCCAGGCGGGCGCCACGCTGGCCGATGTGGTGAAGGCGACCATCATGGTCACCGATATGAGCAACCTGGAAACGATCATCAAGCTGCGGCGCGAATTCTTCAGCGAGCCCTACCCCGCCGATACCCTGCTGCAGGTCGCGGGCCTGGCGCAGCCCGATTGGCAGATCGAGATCGATGTGATCGCCCAGCTGGGCAGCTGA